The following proteins are co-located in the Triticum aestivum cultivar Chinese Spring chromosome 1A, IWGSC CS RefSeq v2.1, whole genome shotgun sequence genome:
- the LOC123066843 gene encoding BTB/POZ and MATH domain-containing protein 2 has translation MSSTFAGVSVLAGGELCPSTESPVVTSTDCGYHLLVVQDYSLTKRATPTGMSICSRPFMVGRHEWCIEYYPNGQKKSCADFISLYVNLLNDDDDAKERVKAKFEFSFIDEAEKHKPMYISGTETLSFRGECLRGYGKFMRKDVLEQSANLMDDCFTVRCDIMVCDTQDAGRNKVLLSEIDQHLNNLLQTKVGADVTFEVSGEMFAAHRCVLAARSKVFMAQFFGPMKEGTAASSAIQIKDMEAKVFKALLSFIYTDSLPLLEDDDMEEDEGEAVEEGQEEEAAEDEMAEVAEQGEGEDAAEDETELQWLQDLLVAADRYDLQRLRFICEKRLSERIGVTSVASTLTLAEQLHCRGLKEACLKFIQVQSPLCLQKVMATDGWEPLIMTYPSVLNELIAKLASNQK, from the coding sequence ATGTCGTCGACGTTCGCCGGTGTATCCGTCCTGGCCGGCGGCGAGCTGTGCCCTTCCACCGAGTCGCCCGTCGTCACCAGCACGGACTGCGGGTACCACCTGCTTGTGGTCCAGGACTACTCGCTGACCAAGCGAGCGACACCCACCGGCATGAGCATCTGCTCTCGCCCTTTCATGGTGGGACGCCATGAGTGGTGCATCGAGTACTATCCTAACGGTCAGAAGAAGAGCTGTGCCGACTTCATTTCTCTATATGTTAACCTTCTCAACGACGACGACGATGCCAAAGAGCGTGTGAAGGCGAAGTTCGAGTTCAGTTTCATCGACGAGGCGGAGAAGCACAAGCCGATGTACATTTCTGGAACCGAGACACTCAGCTTCCGCGGCGAGTGTCTGCGGGGCTACGGCAAGTTCATGAGAAAAGATGTCCTTGAACAATCAGCGAATCTGATGGATGATTGTTTCACCGTCCGGTGTGACATCATGGTCTGCGACACACAGGATGCCGGTCGCAACAAGGTGCTCCTGTCTGAAATAGACCAGCATTTAAACAATCTCCTTCAGACTAAGGTGGGTGCTGATGTCACATTCGAGGTCAGCGGCGAGATGTTCGCTGCACACCGATGTGTGCTTGCAGCCCGTTCTAAAGTATTCATGGCACAATTCTTCGGCCCCATGAAGGAGGGCACTGCTGCATCAAGTGCCATCCAGATCAAAGACATGGAAGCAAAAGTGTTCAAGGCTTTGCTTAGCTTCATCTACACGGACTCACTCCCTCTATTGGAGGACGACGACATGGAGGAGGATGAAGGAGAGGCCGTGgaagaaggacaagaagaggaAGCAGCAGAGGATGAAATGGCAGAAGTTGCGGAACAAGGAGAAGGAGAGGATGCAGCAGAGGATGAAACGGAGCTGCAATGGCTACAAGATTTGCTTGTAGCTGCAGACAGATATGATCTCCAACGGCTCAGGTTTATCTGTGAAAAGCGATTGTCTGAGCGCATAGGTGTGACCTCAGTGGCATCCACTCTTACTCTAGCTGAGCAGCTCCACTGCCGCGGATTGAAGGAGGCGTGCTTGAAGTTTATCCAAGTCCAATCTCCCTTGTGTTTGCAAAAAGTAATGGCGACTGATGGCTGGGAGCCGTTAATTATGACCTACCCCTCTGTTTTGAACGAGCTCATTGCCAAACTTGCTTCAAACCAGAAGTAA
- the LOC123066825 gene encoding BTB/POZ and MATH domain-containing protein 1: MSSTFAGVSAVAGGKLSPSTASSFLTSTDWGYHLLVVQDYSRTKQATPTGEWISSRPFMVGGHKWCIDYFPNGYTESCANFISLFVNLLDDDAEEPVKGKFNVSFIDEAEKHKPMYISAEAFNFHSESMLGYNMFMEKDVLEQSSHLMNDCFTIRCDIMLFSSKDAGGDKVLMSEIDQHLNNLLQTKVGADVTFEVSGEMFAAHRCVLAARSKVFMAQLFGPMKEGTTTSCVIQIKDMEAKVFRALLSFIYTDSLPKMEDDKMEEDEAAAVEEGQEEEATEDEMSEVAEQGQREKPPETVQWLQGLLVAADRYDLQRLRFICERQLSLRIGVSSVASTLALAEQHHCRPLKAACLKFIQAQSPSCLQIVMATDGWEHLITTYPFVLNELFAMFALNQK; the protein is encoded by the coding sequence ATGTCGTCGACGTTCGCCGGTGTATCCGCCGTGGCCGGCGGCAAGCTGAGCCCTTCCACAGCATCGTCCTTCCTCACCAGCACGGACTGGGGGTACCACCTGCTTGTGGTCCAAGACTACTCGCGCACCAAGCAAGCCACTCCCACCGGCGAGTGGATCAGCTCTCGTCCTTTCATGGTAGGAGGCCATAAATGGTGCATCGACTACTTTCCTAACGGCTACACGGAGAGTTGTGCCAACTTCATTTCTCTATTTGTTAACCTTCTCGATGACGACGCTGAAGAGCCTGTGAAGGGGAAGTTCAATGTCAGTTTCATCGACGAGGCGGAGAAGCACAAGCCAATGTACATTTCGGCTGAAGCATTCAATTTCCACTCTGAGTCCATGCTGGGCTACAACATGTTCATGGAAAAAGATGTCCTTGAACAATCATCGCATCTAATGAATGATTGTTTCACCATCCGGTGTGACATCATGTTGTTCAGCTCCAAGGATGCCGGTGGCGATAAGGTGCTCATGTCTGAAATAGACCAACATTTGAACAATCTCCTTCAAACTAAGGTGGGTGCTGATGTGACATTCGAGGTCAGCGGCGAGATGTTCGCTGCGCACCGATGTGTGCTTGCAGCCCGGTCTAAAGTCTTCATGGCACAACTCTTTGGCCCCATGAAGGAGGGCACTACTACATCCTGTGTCATACAGATCAAAGACATGGAAGCAAAAGTGTTCAGGGCTCTGCTTAGCTTCATCTACACAGACTCACTCCCTAAGATGGAGGATGACAAGATGGAGGAAGACGAAGCAGCTGCTGTGgaagaaggacaagaagaggaagcaacagaggatgaaatGTCAGAAGTTGCGGAACAAGGACAAAGAGAGAAACCACCAGAGACTGTGCAATGGCTGCAAGGCTTGCTTGTAGCCGCAGACAGATATGATCTCCAACGGCTCAGGTTTATCTGTGAAAGGCAGTTGTCCTTgcgcataggtgtgagctcggTGGCGTCTACTCTTGCTCTAGCTGAGCAGCACCACTGCCGCCCATTGAAGGCGGCATGCTTGAAGTTTATCCAAGCCCAATCTCCGTCGTGTTTGCAAATAGTAATGGCGACCGATGGCTGGGAGCACTTAATTACAACCTATCCCTTTGTTTTGAACGAGCTCTTTGCCATgtttgctttgaaccagaagtaa